AATCAGTATAGGTACCATACTATATGTGATAAGCTTTAACGTTATTGTGTCATACAGCAAGTCAGACAATGCATGATCAGGAGGTCCTTATACTTCTGAACAATAGATGTAAGTAGAAGAAGATCTTTATTGTCTTGTGCTTCTGGCCTCTCTTTGTCTAGCATGTGGTTCTGCCTATAGCTGATCCAaagatactgtacagtattaacaAAGCAGTCATATGTTTGCCTTACACTGAGACCAACAATATGTTGCTGCTTTGCCAGAAAAAAGACTGCCATATCCAGTGCATACTCAGACTTGGATATGGCTTATACTTACCGGCCCAAGGCcacgtaagtttggggaccctggatcTTAAGTATTAATGCATCTAATAAAAAGAAACCAGCTACCGTGCttcccctaaaataagacatacccataaaataagccgtagcaggatttctacgcatttgtgcaatataagccataccccgaaaataagacatagtgataggcgcagttctggagggcgccaaggaagaggcgaggctgcctGCACCTCTTCGGTCACCTCTGAGCCTCCTTcccgctggaggagccgccctccagctgctgtctATCTTCTTTACTGCGGCGCCAAGAAGAGCATGTGAGCTCGCGAGTAGGAggaagcacccagcagcgccgcgtggagtgccccgagctagcaggacccagcagcagcaagccggccacggcaggaggaggagcaggcttgctgggtcggtgcctggaactggctgctgctgctgtagcaccgacaaagtgcccagcagtgccgtgcggagtgccccgagccagtgggacccaacagcagcaacgccggccgcagcaggaggaggaggcttgctgggtcggtgcctggaacctgctgctgcagcgccaacaaagcacccagcagtgtcgcgcggagcgccccgagccagcgggacccagcagcagcaatgctggccgtggcaagaggaggcggcggcttgccgggtcagcgcccagtaGCACCGCGCAGAGCACCCCgatccagcaggacccagcagcagcaacgctggccgcagcaggagaagAAAGACGCCTGCTGGGTCGGCACttggaactggttgctgctgctgctgctgctgctgctgctgaagcaccgacatGGCCAGAACTGGTGACTGGGTGGCACGCACGCGCCTTTGTCGAGGGGAAGGCGCAGAGTGGGTGCGGTGGCGGTGACAGCCAATCGGCGGCGCAGTGGATGTGCATCGCTGGGCTGGCTTCACTGGTTTCGCAGCAGTGTGGGAACATCCCATAGATGCGAGAGACAGATGGATTCGGGGGattgggggtgtttttttgtcTCGTGCTACTGGTCCTTTCTGAACGGGGTGGTGGGAGAGGCTTGGAGGTtcccatacttaataaaaaaaataagacatcctctgaaaataagccatagtgtgtctttgcggaataataaatataagacggtgtcttattttgggggagaCACGGTAATTACCGTCAGATGCTGTTTTTGGAAGTGTTCTTTTTCCTCTCTGGTGCTTTTCTTCAAAACTTCTATGGAACTAAGTTACAGGTGGTAGGTATAATTCACATTCCACAGATGTCAAAGCATAATGATTTCAACTTGTGCCCCTTATTTTTCTCTGTGTGCGGATTTGAAGCTAACAGAGCCAAAAAGAATCTACTGCATTATGTCACTGCAGTTTTGATACTTTAAAAATCTCTCAAGCCAGGCTCTTAGCACCACCTGCCGTTCAAATGGCCATTTCCGTGCTCTTGACTATTTTCATCTCTCACTGAATTTTGCTAACTTCCTACTCTTGCTGCTGTGGTTGATtatatcctcctcctccattctAAATGACACTGGTCTGATCACAGAGGTAAGTAGACTAATCATGCTGGTTCCCCTCTTAGCTAATAAAACTCTTTGTATTAATTGTATGGAAAAATGCAGTTGGTCACCTGCAGTTGTCAATACCTGCAGTATTTGTTTGCTGATGGAGGAGAGGCAGGTTTGAGTGCAGggcttgactttttaaaaaagagagaggtgcatCTTTTCTGTTTGCCTGAATTTTGATTCATACAGATGTGTTTGTGAAAATTGCAATAGTGAGATAATCTGTTAAAACTACACAGAGTTCACTGAACTGtgcaaacaaaatacaaatgcactatctctttctcctttctctgcCATTTAAATATGTAAAATGTAGTTTAACAATACAAAATTAAGCATGTTAACTCCAAAGTCAGTTTCATATGCCCAGTGGGCGTTACTCCTTAGCATGTATGCTAAGGATTGCAGCATAAGATTACCATGTTTTGGCCATGGTAAAATTCTGGGATGGCAAGAAGATGAGGCATGCCAAATGGCCTCTACTTGCTGGTTTCTGGTATGGCTTTTCCTTATGGTGGAAATTGCCCCAGAATGCTTATTCCTGTGAAAGCAGCTTAATGGCCTTTCTTGGTGAGAAAAAACACTTTATTGCACCTTCTCCAATTCAGGTCAGACTGAGCTGCATTTGCTACAGCTAGGTACACTATAGCCTCAGGTTGATAAGTGGGTGAGTGCAGATGTCAGGATCACTCAGCTCCTGTTGTCTTCCCTGCCTGCATATCATCTGGGCTGCTGCTCATAGTGGAAGGAATAGTGGTGCTGAGACTAGTTCTGCAGGCCAGCTCTTTTCATGACCTGTAGCAGTAATAGTCCCATGACCTATACCTGAAAACCAGTGCTTACAGCTGAAGGGGGGATATCCTGTTTTTTGTGTTTCCTTGTGTGCTGAGCTCAGCTGCACTGTTCACCCTACCCCATCTTTGATCCTCTTAGTGGATTTTCCTGTCAGTCAGTTGTCTTAACGGGCTTCTGCGAATGTTTTAATTCTGGTGCATATTAGTGGACTTCTGTCTTCTCAAAAGTGCAGCTAGCTTGGTCTCTTGATTTTGGTCTTGCGAGAATGGTGATCAAATTTTCTAGCATATTAACATATTTATAGATTTTAAATTTCAGTCTTTAACTACAGTAAGCTAGTGCAGGGGTCAATCTGAAGGAGTTGAACTAATGTGGCATTTTACTTTTAGGTGCTGGAGGACAGCAAGCTTCCCCAAAGGAAATCTGGATATGTGGCAATTCTGTGATCTTTGCATCGAAGAAGAGAGCTAGTAGTCAACCAGATGGATTGCAGTTGGGCATCTCTGTTTCAAAGGCAAATTTGTATTGGATTGGGATACAGAAAATGAAGTGGGAAAAGCTCATGCCTCTTCTGCATGAAATTTATTATCTCCGTTCTTCTCCATCGCTTATAATAATTCATGTTGGAGAAGATGATCTACATCCCAACGACAACTTGTCTCTCATTATATCCATGAAAAATGACTTGGGCATTCTTAAAAGAGCATTCCCAAATGCTACTATAGTTTGGTCTTCACTGTTGCCAAGACGTTTTTGTAAGAAGGACCAAAATCCTAAACACATGGCAAAATCTCAAAAGTTTGTTAACAAAAAAATGGTAAGCTTTTGTAATGAAATTGGCGTACACTTTCTGTCGCATAACTTGATTACGCCTGATAAAGCAAACCTGTTCTTGCCTGATGTCAATGACCTATCTGATGCAGGAGCTGATTTCTTCTTGGCAGACCTGAAGAAAGTCCTGCGGTTCTATCAGGTTTTGGGATAGTTGGGAAGATGCTAGTaatatgtgtttgtttttgtcaGAAAGAATGGGTTTGTTGCTGCTTGACCATCATATAGTGTCTTACAAATTGTACACTTGGATGAATACGAGTGGATATGGGCTCCCTGTTCCTAGGTAGCTTTAAACTGCATTTTACATATATAGATGACACAGGTTGGTAGATATGTTCCTTTGACTAATCTCTGCAACGATAGGACTGTCTAATAACAGATGAAAGAAACTGTTCCCTTTTAACATCATGAAGATTTTAAATATACTCTCATTTTTAATGAAACTGTACATTTTGATTTCTTTGAGGGAAATTTATAAGATGGTATAATGAAAAAAGCTGTGGACCAGGTATCTACTTACTGCTCTGTGTGCAAGGCATTATTCAGAGAGGCACATGTATGTAACTAGTCATTATAAGGAACCCAAGCAAAAACAGGTGAAACAGTTTTTCAGATGTTAACAAATTGTATGTGCAAGAGTATTGGGTAGACAGGGGAAATGAGACCACACAAAGTATGCATATACATGTTTTTCAGTATTGGGTATTTGCATTTGCATTGATTCTCTTGCAGTCAACAAATTGCTTACTCCAGTTGGTCATTGAATGCTATGCACTATTCCAGAGTAAGCCATTTGAGGGTTGTGAGTCATTTGAGGGCTGAGTTTCTGCCACAGACTAGTTCCACTGTCTAGAATAGGTCATTTGGAGCAATAGTTGGCTGTGATTCCCAACCATCATTCCCTAGTGTGTTGGCATTTAGGAAGTATTCATTGCCTATTGCCATTTGTACCAGTTtatatctcctccccccccccaatcttactATTTGTAGTTCTGATATACGTCTTCCCATTTTGACTACCTTAAGGACATGGAATTACCGTACATCTGGTGGGAAAGACTTGCTTAATACAAGTACAGGGAAACTCCATATTACCTCTTCAGTATCCataattaattataattacaGTCAACTCTATTGAACCATGAGAGAAAATCCAGACAACCCCAGCATCATAATACTGTTATTAGGATTGCATAGTAGTGAACTAACCTTCTTGTTTCACAAAACTCTTTATCGGGCTGAATATGGAACGCACACGCAAAAAGGAAGAGgtcagggagagaagagaaaaagatgTTGCTAGTAAGAGCGCAGTGGAAGTCCCATGTGCCATATGTGATTGCCTTAGCACAGCGATTCAGGAAAATGTTTGCCAAATTATTATGTCTGTTTATGACATGTATTGCATGTATTTTCAAAGGGGGAATGGCCATTGATTCTTTGTCCCAATATGCTTTGGCGCAACCTGAACCATCTGTACTTGGCATAAACTAACCTAATCAATTTGCAAGGGGCTTATCCTTTACTGGTGATATCACTTCTACCATGCCCTTTACCAGCAACAGATCTCTTCTCTTCATGACACCTTGTTTTGTTTAACAACCTGTCTGACAAAGAGGAAATTTGTGAAATTTGAAAAACTAGCCACTTATTTTGTGACATCTAGTTACTCCTAATTAAGTAttgtaaaatggctgccgttTCCATAATTAATAGAAATTGCTATTGGACTTTTCTGTGCTTTTTTGTCAGAATGATGATAAATGATTTGCCCAGGGgtaatgttctctctctccccctcactaTTTTGTAATGAATTCACAAGCTATCATTTAGTATAGGGAGGTCAGGATAATGTTGTAAACTGTATTATGACCAAAGAACGTATTCATCAGTTTGTTGGGGTTTCGTCTAAGCTTGAGGATGAGCTTAAAACTTAAACTGTATTGTGCAAATAATCAAATGGAATTAGCAGCAGAGGCCAATACTCTTCCAGATAATTCTTTGGCCGTCATGGAATCATCCAAGCCAGAAGGAGAAATGGGTTTATGTTTGGCTACCTGaatttttattatctatttttgCAACATGAATCTCAGTTTAAATATTGCAATAGAACCATAACTTTGACTTTGTGCAGTAGTGCCTTGCAGTGCTTTTGGTACATCAGAATAGTTACTGTTGACTGATGCAACAGAGTTAGAGGTAAGTTGCTAGAAAAACTGCTCCATCTGGAATGAAGATGGAGGCAAATGTTTCCTGTGGCTCGTGCTGTTCGATATAGCCATATTACTGCATGAACTTAAGTGGACATGGGGATCTGTGAATAAAAGGTGAGCGGAAACAGGAAAAAATGGAGACGCCTGCAAAACCAAGGAACTGctatttttgtgaattttttatatatacacttGA
Above is a window of Zootoca vivipara chromosome 2, rZooViv1.1, whole genome shotgun sequence DNA encoding:
- the LOC118079870 gene encoding uncharacterized protein LOC118079870, yielding MEPVKRPSDDSLVVSGAPENKFPRGPNPKDSPSNSSLMKALEAVLIAGRRGLLGAEAMAAAGGTPELNPGGSNGVAPPAKDPPEGLNPIPRLAGGGKKKKVFNEMRTPVITAVQQVKGAGGQQASPKEIWICGNSVIFASKKRASSQPDGLQLGISVSKANLYWIGIQKMKWEKLMPLLHEIYYLRSSPSLIIIHVGEDDLHPNDNLSLIISMKNDLGILKRAFPNATIVWSSLLPRRFCKKDQNPKHMAKSQKFVNKKMVSFCNEIGVHFLSHNLITPDKANLFLPDVNDLSDAGADFFLADLKKVLRFYQVLG